The sequence ggcaaagcgtgttgaagaggacactacgtctgacccccagcccggcaacagcaatgagtgtgaaactcagccaccagggtaggctaataattacataacgttaactgtctggtgtatgcagttgacatggctattaaacgtcataaaaattcaCATATAGGCCGAGGCTataccaggcagcagccaggttagatatagtaaactatgtgcaggatgtagtcggaaaatagctaaagctagatagactaaatgtaaactagcatatctaacgaacataaaatcaaatattcaccatcgaagtgactgttttttttttttactagtacccagatagcacacatgacagatcgaaacgtcattcataacgtcggataagcctcggtaaatgatcagattttcttttcatctctgtgctctatttaaacgttgcagatacgtcggctcatgactgactgttccattatgctcattccgtgttgtagcaagcataatctagagcctgagactcgcgagtcagagacgttcactttttaaaccgtcatccaacttcacatagaaggagcagtcgttacccttaattgtacatcataagtagcctaaatttccttgcgcatcgctaagctcaacactcaataatttcgcttgacgataggtcggtaaggggcccgttggtgagatctgcactcgggcccgccaagtccttgttacgccgctgcagTACACCCACATCCTCAGTCTCCACTAAACAGTGAAATGACGACCACACAGTAGATTGTTGTCACAGTGTCACACATTCATTTCAATGAGTTCAGAATGTACTCTAAACGCTATCACTAACCACAAAATTCTAATGAGAATGAAGTAGTAGAACTTGAGATACATTTGAAATACATTAAGACATTGATCTAGGTGGTGTGTAATACATATCATCAGTACATATTAAATAAGTTACATATTACATCTGGTTGGAGCAGGCAACTAAATTTGATACATTTCAATGTAGTCTATGATGTCTTGACAAATATGGCAGCTAATAATGTCGACCAGTAAATTTTGTGTGTATTGTAACCACAATAACCTTTGGAAGAGGAAGTAATACAGTCAAACCACGCATCCTGTGTTCCTCCTCTGCTTTAGTGTTTAGTCTACATTTATTTGAACTAAATAGATTCAGACTCGATGTATTTCAGTATTTAGTCAACAAAGATGTTTTGTGGCCCAATCATCGCACGTTGGAAGAAACATCTGTGGAATAGTGTTATATTTTGTTACCTTCTTTCAGGTGAGAAAGTGATTTTATGTTATCATTGGGACTGATATCACAGGGACTGATAATTTACTGGACTAAATACTGCTGCTACTCAATAATTGTATAAAATCTGTTTTGTCAGGTACCTGGTCACAGATTAACGTTGTCCAGCAACCGGATGTGGTTTTAATCAAACTGTGTGGAAATGCCATGTTAAACTGCGTATTCACCCATACCCCCGACATGAAAGTCTCCAACAAGCCGATTCTGTACTGGGAGTTTATGAGTCAGAACAAATCAAGACTGTTTCCCAACCAAGAGCCACAATACAACGGCCGTGTGGATGTTCTGGACGATGTTCAAAGTTCACCCAACAAGTCTATTCTTTTTAGGAATGTTCGGTGGGAAGACAGTGGGAAATATCAATGCATGCTTTCATatgagagggatggagatagtGAAAGGAAGAGGGGAGCAGGAGTTAAACTCTTAATTTACGGTAATTTCACATCTTTCAATTGACAAGATGTAGCTATCACCTTTTTACAAGGTGTGGTATTTTAAGAGCATTTTAAATGATTTAGATAATAAATGTTTAAACAAAGTGTTGCTTTTTGCAAAGGATCAGATAtcatctgatgtgtgtgtgtgtgtatgtctgtctgtcttgtgttTCAGATTCTGCTATCTTTGATGTCCTTCCTGAGAGTAAGGACCAGCTTCGGTGTGCCATAAATGTCTCTCAGGATCCAGGATTGAACTTGTCAATGTACCATAATGGAGTGCCAATAGACACAAGAAGAAATGACACCCTCTTTAGCCCTTTTAGACAGCTGTCTGTATACATCCCCTTGAAAGAGGCTGGTAACTATGAGTGCAAGCTTAACCTGGCATCCAAACTGATACTGAACCGCAACTACTCTTATTACCCTGgtagtgtatttttgtattacatttattttgaCCACATTAATTTCTGGGCGTTGTTGAgaactggaggggggggggggttgctggtAGCAAGACATTTAACCTTGATACTCTAATCTCAGTAGAGATGTAAATTAATTAATCAGCATGTTGAAGAGAAAATGTCTAGTCCATGAAGTTACGTAGTAATAATTTGAACAAAACTGTGTTTTGAAGTCCTTCAGCTATGATTTAGAAACACAGATTTGGGACAAATTAATCTGTATTGAGACTCTTTTGTAAATCTATTCCAAGATGATGGTACAAAGTACATAAAAGTTACAAAAATCTGTTAAGAAATTGGGAACAATTAACAGGATAAAGTCTTGCAAACGAAGAGGGtattcacccacacacaaaaaaacaagaaattAAGGGATTCCAAGTTGGCTTttgaaataaaataacacaGGGACTAAGCCTTTGATTAAGCAAAGGCCAGCCGACCCTTGCTACAATCACTAGACCACAAATCCCTTTAGGCCTCACAAAACGTTAAGCATAAAAAAGAAACAGTAGTTCATAACTAGTGCTACATGAAAAGAGTATAAGGGCTAGAGTGTAAAAAGTATAACATCAACAAGGTGTATGATTCTCACAGTTCTTTATCCTCTGGTCTTGTGTTCTTCAGAAGAGAAGATTCTCCCCGAGCCTTGGATCCTGTACGTGGCCATCGTCTCAATCCCTTTCACTGGAATTTTGATCCTGCTCACTGCCTGTGTCTTTAAGTTTAGAAGCAGGGGCGCCTcataggggggaaaagttaggacaattccaagggcccctgactgacggGGGCCCcaaaaaatgaaaaacgaatagaaattataaacaaacaaaaaaatgctaTCATGGGGCTTAAAATTCCTGGTGGCGCACCTGTTTAGAAGAGAGTACATTTGTTAGCCAACATTGAACTTGAACTTACTGAACTTttaattatagtttttgcaGCAAAATGTTTTGGGCTTTTTTAGCAAAACTCTGAACTGTAGCAAGTTTCCTTCAACCAGGCATGTCTGTGGCCAGCAGTTCTCTGGGTACACAGGGTGATCCCATCTTTTTTACAAATCCTTCATGACAACTGTTATCCAAGATGTCCTACAGTTTTAGCTATATTAAATCATTCTCTGTGAGTCTCCCTATCAATCATTTTATGGATGTTTGTGACACTGGGTGTGGAAGAGAACATGTAAATTGGCCGTGACAGACCTGAGACACAATCCAGCACAGTAGGTGGCGCTATATTCGCCTTATAGTTGGACGCGAGCCGCCAACCTGAAtataaagaagaagaagaagacgaaGAACACGACGAAGAAGAAGCTACTTTGTTCACCTGCTAAAAGTATGCCGTGGTTTTTGATAAACAGTTTTGCATGCTGTTATCCGTATATTCCACTGAGTCTGTCACCGTGGAATAGTTACAAATGAGTAGACTACCTCAAGGACATGAGATATCTAGCTAAGGTAGCTAGTGGCTAGATACATTCACTGAATTAAACTGGTATACCTAGCTAATGGCAAGTAGAACAGGGGCTTGTTTCATAAAGCGAGTTCAAACCAGGTTTGTTTCAGGGAGAGTCACTGACATAAGCATGtcttattcggtaaacttgcTCTATGAAACAGGTTTGACAGGTTCTGTCAAAGCACGGATGGACGCATGTTTTACATTCAAAACATAAATTACGTATAAAGCAAGGttctcaagttttatgaaatgttGGCGTGGGATTACAAGCCTATACTTGAGTGCAGCAAACTAATAAGTAGGGTACAACAGCAAAGCAGGTATGTCTATCATTATTGCCATCACAGGGCATTGATCTAACACAAAAAGATAGTTGTTGATTGAAAAAATATGTATCTTTAAGAAACAGTGAAGGCTACCTAAATTGAAACGATCAGATCCTTAGAAAATAGAAAATCCTTAAAAATAGTTCCCTCATCAATGTGGTCTCAGACTTATAGACTAAATATTAATTATCTTCTGATGTTGCCCTTTAGTGGCACGATAAAGCTGACACTTCCTCTGTGGTAATTTTTTAATTCCAATATGTAGGTTTGTTTGATATTGTTCTGCAGATAGAAAACCTCTGCCGCACTGCTGGCCCTGACTGACCTGAGTGGCACAGTTCAGCTCTTGGTCTTCCATAGGGACAACTACCATGATCCTGCCCTACTTGGCTCCCCAGTTACTGCTGCTCCGCAGATTGAGCTCCAAGCCTTTCATCAGCAACAGGCTTCGGGACAACTACCGGGCACTGCAGCTcccagaggatggagagagcagccctgcCCAGGTGAAAGAAGCCTACCTAAGCATGGCAAAGCTCTACCACCCGGACTCTGGCACTGCCACAGCTGATGCAGCGCTATTTGCCAGGGTTGAGGAGGCTTACCGTGCAGTCTTGGCGCACAAGAGACAAGTTCAGGCCAGCGGAGCAGAGAAcgttgaggaggaggatgaggatagCATGAAAGGTATGGTTCCTCAGCACCGACACTATCTCAGCTATGAGGGCATTGGCTTGGGCACACCGAGTCAGCGGGAGAGGCAATACCAACAGTTCCGTGTTGACAGAGCAGTTGGGCAGGTACTCGACTATCGCCAGAAGGAACATGAACGAGCAGCGGCTGAAGAAGGGGAAATAGTGGTGAGGGATAAGCAGAGCCGGCAGATCAAGATTACCCAGGCAGTTGAGAGGCTGGTAGAGGATCTGATCCAGGAGTCCATGGCCCGTGGAGACTTTCGCAACTTGAGCGGCTCCGGAAAGCCCATCAACAAGTTTGACCACAACCCATATGCTGACCCCATGACCCACAACCTCAACCGGATCCTCATAGACAACGGGTACCAGCCACCATGGATTGTCATGCAGCGTGACATCCGTGAGACCACTGTGCAGCTCCGTGAGAGGCTGCTGAAAGGGAGGGCAAAGTCAGGTGAATCTATGACTTTGAGGGAGAACGCTCAATGGCAGCAGCTTTGTGGATCCGTACGGGAGGAACTTGTGAATCTAAATAAAATGGTGGACAACTTCAACCTTGTTGTACCAATGCTCTCCCGACAGATGGTCCATTTCAGTTTGGACCGTGAGATTGCCATTGCAGAGAAAGCGGCCCACCAgcacagacagaagagagagatgaaaagggaaactgaaaaagaaaagaggagggaggagagaaagaggactaAAGTGGGCACACAACAGACTACACAAGGTTTACTATCATGGATGACGAATTTACTCAAATGAATAATCAATCAACATCGATACCATTGATACATTGTGATTTAGAATACTCTACTTTGAATAGTGATTTCAAAATTTGATGTATGAACACATTAAAAAAATTCAAGGTAATGTCTCATCTGGTTgttaattaaaaacattttgtaGACTGCTTCACCCTGCTGTTTAAAGAATGTCTTCAAAGTTGTTTGCAAACCATTCTATATGCAATACTGTGTCCTGACCCCATGACATATTCAAATATTACCACAATAAATTTGGGTCAAAAGCAAAGCTAATTTAAAATAGTGATTATCTCCAATCACACAAATTGTGTGATTCAACTGACTATTCACTCATATAAGATAATCAAACTTCGATTGTGAACTGCAATATTCATTACCTATTAAAACTCATGGTATTTATCTTATAATAGAATGCTAACAGTGTGAACTCTTAAAGTTATAAATACAGATGGATTTTTTCTTCCGTTGGATCAATTAACTTTTGGTTTGCTGTCTATTCCCATTTTCATCCTGGAAGCTGCTCTAATGCTGAAGGGTTGCGGATGACAATGAGGTCTTTGCCTTTTTCTCCATGGTTTAGGACTCCCCCATGCTGTACCTGAGTGACAGCTTTTGAGGAGGTAATAGCCTTGGTCCAGTCGTGGGCAATGTACTGGTGATAGGGGTCATGGGAACTCTCCAGCTTCTTAGAGCGGATATAGCTGAGCATGATGCCAAATATAAAGAAACTGAACATTCCCACAATCAGCAAAATGTACACCATCCCCTGAGCCTGGTCTGGAGTCATAGTTATACTTATTGGGAGAACTGTCTGCTGAGTAGTATTATTCTGAGGGAACACAGGGACAGTCACCCCGGTTCCATTCAGGCAGTGCTGTAGGAAAGCGAGCAGGAGAGACGGCAGCTCTGTGCGGTTGAAGTGCAGCATTTCCAACCTCTTTGGGTGGTGAAGGTAACTGTAACAAAGGCAGCAAATGAAAGAAAAGGCTTTGTCATAACCAACTCTCAATTAGTGTAACCACGACACCCCCCAACTTATGTAAACGTTTTAGCATCAGACCTCACCTTAATATCTCCTTTTCTGAATGAAGCACCTTTGATTAAGAAATGCCTTTTCTTTTGAGCTTTAAAAGACAAAGAGGGATACATCTCTTATCCCAATGCATGTCTGTGATTATGTTAGTGAAATGAACTGGTTAAGTGTACTGTGCTTTTAAATATACAGAAATTGCAATACCTTTAGAAGACCAACTGCATCAAAGTAAATAAAGCTGAGACGGCTCCTATTATTGTAGAGTCTTGGCTGTATTCAGGAGTCTTGGAAGCACTGTAATTCATTACTGTAGGTCTCGTATGTGTATATAAAAAACTGGTCTCACCGTACTATAGCTCCAtctcaaaaacaaacacactcacccagtctgatgtctttct comes from Hypomesus transpacificus isolate Combined female chromosome 2, fHypTra1, whole genome shotgun sequence and encodes:
- the dnajc28 gene encoding dnaJ homolog subfamily C member 28, which translates into the protein MILPYLAPQLLLLRRLSSKPFISNRLRDNYRALQLPEDGESSPAQVKEAYLSMAKLYHPDSGTATADAALFARVEEAYRAVLAHKRQVQASGAENVEEEDEDSMKGMVPQHRHYLSYEGIGLGTPSQRERQYQQFRVDRAVGQVLDYRQKEHERAAAEEGEIVVRDKQSRQIKITQAVERLVEDLIQESMARGDFRNLSGSGKPINKFDHNPYADPMTHNLNRILIDNGYQPPWIVMQRDIRETTVQLRERLLKGRAKSGESMTLRENAQWQQLCGSVREELVNLNKMVDNFNLVVPMLSRQMVHFSLDREIAIAEKAAHQHRQKREMKRETEKEKRREERKRTKVGTQQTTQGLLSWMTNLLK
- the LOC124472419 gene encoding potassium voltage-gated channel subfamily E member 1, with amino-acid sequence MLHFNRTELPSLLLAFLQHCLNGTGVTVPVFPQNNTTQQTVLPISITMTPDQAQGMVYILLIVGMFSFFIFGIMLSYIRSKKLESSHDPYHQYIAHDWTKAITSSKAVTQVQHGGVLNHGEKGKDLIVIRNPSALEQLPG
- the LOC124472394 gene encoding uncharacterized protein LOC124472394 yields the protein MFCGPIIARWKKHLWNSVIFCYLLSGTWSQINVVQQPDVVLIKLCGNAMLNCVFTHTPDMKVSNKPILYWEFMSQNKSRLFPNQEPQYNGRVDVLDDVQSSPNKSILFRNVRWEDSGKYQCMLSYERDGDSERKRGAGVKLLIYDSAIFDVLPESKDQLRCAINVSQDPGLNLSMYHNGVPIDTRRNDTLFSPFRQLSVYIPLKEAGNYECKLNLASKLILNRNYSYYPEEKILPEPWILYVAIVSIPFTGILILLTACVFKFRSRGAS